CAGCTGGTCCGGTCCCACAGAGCAGTTGATGCCGACCGCCGACGCTCCTACCTCCTGCAGCGTCTCCAGCGCCTCCAGCGCGCTTCCGCCAAAATAAAGGCTGCCGTCCGCCTCCACTGTCATACTGCACAGAATCGGCAGATCGCATATCTCTTTCGCCGCCTCCACGGCGGCTACCGTCTCGTCGATGCTGATCATCGTTTCCGCCAGCAGCAGGTCCGCGCCCGCGTTTACCAGATGCGTGATCTGCTCCGCATAGCGCTCAAACGCCTCCTCGTAGGTCGCATCCGGCGAGGAGCCGATTGCCACCCCGCCGGTGGACATGTCGCCCGCCACGTAGGCGCGCCCCTCGGTCGCCCGCAAAGATATATCCACCAGCCGCTTATTCATATCCGCCAGCTTGTCTCTCAGCCCGTGCGCCGCCAGATTTCTGCAGTTTGCCCCGAAAGTCGGCGCACACACAATCTGACTGCCCGCCTCCACATACGCGCGCTGCAGCTCAATCAGCGTCTGTTCGTTTTCCAGTATCCACTGCTCCGTGCAGATTCCGCGCGGCATTCCCGCTTTCATAAGGTTGGAACCGGTCGCTCCGTCTAAAATAATAATGTCCTCTGCCAGTTTTCTA
This is a stretch of genomic DNA from Marvinbryantia formatexigens DSM 14469. It encodes these proteins:
- a CDS encoding homocysteine S-methyltransferase family protein, translated to MTKKEFRKLAEDIIILDGATGSNLMKAGMPRGICTEQWILENEQTLIELQRAYVEAGSQIVCAPTFGANCRNLAAHGLRDKLADMNKRLVDISLRATEGRAYVAGDMSTGGVAIGSSPDATYEEAFERYAEQITHLVNAGADLLLAETMISIDETVAAVEAAKEICDLPILCSMTVEADGSLYFGGSALEALETLQEVGASAVGINCSVGPDQLEAVIAEMKKIARVPVIAKPNAGMPKITEKGEALYSMTPEDFGKHMERLVEAGAGIVGGCCGTTPEYIREMCSRILSV